The following are from one region of the Paraglaciecola sp. L1A13 genome:
- the nadA gene encoding quinolinate synthase NadA, with the protein MNQALSIGTVDYPFPAKPARLTVVQQQDYIDKIKHLLVEKNATLVAHYYTDPEIQALAEATGGCISDSLEMARYGRDCDAQTLVVAGVRFMGETAKILSPNKTVIMPTLEATCSLDIGCPEDEFSAFCDAHPDHTVVVYANTSAAVKARADWVVTSSIALEIVEHLDAQGKKIIWAPDRHLGAYIAKETGADMLMWQGECIVHDEFSAKALRDMKHLYPDAAVLVHPESPASVVELADAVGSTTQLINAAKTMSNSHFIVATDRGIFYKMQHAAPDKILLEAPTAGNGATCKSCAHCPWMAMNGLQAIYEALTQTTGHEIFVDDELRKKALVPLNRMLDFSAELKMKVTGNA; encoded by the coding sequence ATGAACCAAGCACTTTCAATTGGTACGGTGGATTATCCGTTTCCAGCAAAACCAGCGCGATTAACTGTTGTTCAGCAACAAGATTATATCGACAAAATTAAACACCTTCTGGTCGAAAAAAATGCCACGCTTGTTGCGCATTATTATACCGATCCTGAGATTCAAGCCTTGGCAGAAGCTACCGGTGGCTGTATTTCTGACTCCCTAGAAATGGCACGTTATGGCCGAGATTGCGATGCGCAAACTCTGGTAGTGGCGGGCGTGCGTTTTATGGGCGAGACAGCAAAAATACTCAGTCCGAATAAAACCGTAATTATGCCAACGCTTGAAGCGACATGCTCATTGGATATTGGTTGTCCTGAAGACGAGTTTTCAGCGTTCTGTGATGCCCACCCCGATCATACGGTCGTGGTATACGCCAATACGTCGGCAGCGGTAAAAGCGCGCGCCGATTGGGTGGTCACTTCAAGCATCGCGCTTGAAATTGTTGAGCATCTAGATGCTCAGGGGAAAAAAATAATCTGGGCGCCAGATCGTCATCTAGGTGCTTATATTGCCAAAGAAACCGGTGCTGACATGTTGATGTGGCAAGGTGAATGTATTGTGCATGACGAGTTTTCAGCTAAAGCATTGCGCGATATGAAACACCTTTACCCCGATGCAGCAGTATTAGTTCACCCTGAATCACCGGCCAGTGTGGTCGAATTAGCCGATGCGGTTGGTTCGACTACCCAGTTAATCAATGCTGCAAAAACAATGTCCAATAGTCATTTTATTGTGGCAACTGATCGCGGTATTTTTTATAAAATGCAACACGCAGCGCCTGATAAAATTTTACTTGAAGCACCAACCGCCGGGAACGGCGCAACATGTAAAAGCTGCGCACATTGCCCCTGGATGGCCATGAACGGTTTACAAGCTATCTATGAAGCGCTAACACAGACAACGGGCCATGAAATATTTGTTGATGATGAACTACGTAAAAAAGCCCTAGTACCACTTAACAGAATGTTAGACTTTTCTGCCGAACTGAAAATGAAAGTGACTGGCAACGCATAG
- a CDS encoding HAD family phosphatase, which produces MPDLSRYKGIVFDMDGTLIDSMGSHAVAWQQACEHFGYPYDGQYIHALGGVPSRDIAKLLNEKYGQNHDLDEVAEVKRQAWLALDDDLTVIDDTFKVMQRYEGTLKMGIGTGSERDNAIRMLTRTGLLDRVETVVTSSDVTHGKPDGETFLTVAKNMGLRADECVVFEDTEIGRQAAKNAGMDCIMVIDGKIELPA; this is translated from the coding sequence ATGCCAGATTTAAGCCGTTATAAAGGAATTGTATTCGATATGGACGGCACGTTAATCGATTCAATGGGCTCTCACGCAGTCGCTTGGCAACAAGCCTGTGAGCATTTTGGTTATCCCTATGATGGGCAATATATTCATGCTCTCGGCGGCGTGCCCTCAAGGGATATTGCTAAGTTACTCAATGAAAAATACGGTCAAAATCACGATTTAGATGAAGTTGCCGAAGTAAAACGACAAGCCTGGCTTGCCCTTGATGATGATCTAACTGTTATTGACGATACTTTTAAGGTCATGCAGCGTTATGAAGGGACGCTTAAAATGGGAATTGGCACCGGTTCAGAGAGAGACAATGCGATTCGTATGTTAACGCGAACAGGTTTACTTGATAGAGTTGAAACTGTAGTGACATCTTCTGACGTGACGCATGGCAAACCTGACGGCGAAACGTTTTTAACAGTAGCAAAAAATATGGGTCTCAGAGCCGACGAATGCGTGGTGTTTGAGGACACAGAGATCGGCCGACAAGCAGCAAAAAATGCCGGTATGGATTGCATCATGGTCATAGACGGAAAAATTGAATTACCTGCGTAA